The sequence GGCGTTTAATAGCCGGTACAACTTCTTCAATCGGACAAATAGAAACAGTCGAAAGAGTAAAGGGAATGCCTTTATTATCTGCTGCTTTTGCAGCCTGCACCTCTCCACGGCGGGCATACATACCTAATGCGCCGACCGGAGCAAGGGTAACCGGCATTGAAAGTTTTTCACCAAATAATTCAATGCCAGTATCTAGTTGGGACATATCTTTTAGCACACGCTGGCGTAATGCAATATTCTCTAAATCACTTACATTACGACGAAGCGTTTGCTCCGCATAAGAGCCACCATCTGCATAATGAAATATAAAAGGGGGAACACGACGTTTTGCCGCACGTTGATAATCTTTAGCTGATGCAATAATCATTTAATACCTCGTAACACATTTTGAAATGTGCAGCTATTCTACGAAAAAATACAAATAAGAATTAATACTATTTTTAAATTTGTGAAATAGATCACATTTTTGTTAAGAATGTGTATAATTTTTATCACATCTCTACTTTAGAGAGATTAATTTTCGCCTAAAAATAGAAATCTAAGTGTACTTAATCCAAAAATATCAAATACTGCATGTGCCAGACAAAAAGGCACCAACATATTAATTCTACGGCGAAAAAACCAAAATGAAAGTCCAAGGGTAGTAATGGTTAAAGCTCCTGCTAATCCTTGATAAGTATGAAAAATAAAACGGACAAAAATACTAAAAGCCAGTGCTTTTGGAAGTATTTTAGGCTTGGCAACAAATACTAACCCCATAAAAAAGATCTCTTCAAAAAAACCATTAAACAATGACGTTAATATTAATTCGGGCGTATAACGTATAATTGGGGCAGCATATGCTGTTTCAGGGTAATGCTCAGGTATTATGAAAGCATGTAAGTATTGATAAATATCTGCAACCAGGCCTGCACTCAGCACCAGCAAGAGTGTGTATGGCAAGGTATAACGATTTATGGTGAAATCCAGTACTCTAAAATCGAATTTACGCCAATGCAAATATATTCCTGCCAGAATTAATAAAACAGCTTCCGTAATAATAGCAGAATAAGTTGCCATGTCATTGATAGATAAATTTTCGGGTCCTACCAACCCAAATTGCCTTAACTGATAATAATCCATTAGAGACGAAACAACCGCTGTGCCAAAAAAGATCACGGCTAATACTACAATATCAATAAAATTAAGGTTTTTTATTTTTGAGCTAGACATAACTTTCTCCTTTTTATTTAATCAAATTAGAACTTGATCTTAATTATATTTTGATAAAATCACATTATAGCAAATAATTCTCATTTATTATTAAGACTATATCTAATCGGATGAGTAGAGTAAAGAAACGCATTAAGAAAAATAAATTCATTATTTAATGACTAAAAAATAATCTAAAAATCATCTATCTTTCCACGCCTTTAAAACCCTTACTTAACTTATTGATTTAATTAATTATTTCTTATTTTTAAAAACATTTTTTAAATGTTATTCACGCCTATTTTGAAAAACTATCACATCTTTATCCACAAATTATGGGGATAACTTAATCGCATGTTTACATCAATTATTGGAGCTTTCACACAACTCAAAAACTCCGCGAATTTCGGTTGGAAAAAACTCAAGATCTTGATGTTTATCCAGATCATTGTACAAGAAAAAGATCTTGTTTTTAGGTTTTAAGATCGTCTCGGATTTACAATATTCCTGCTACTTATCCTCAGTTTATACCGTTAAAAATCAGAAGTTATCCACAAAAATATCCACAAGCGGCGAAAAAGCATTACTTTTTGAGCGTTGACTTTATCAACAAACCGCAGGGGTGAATAATTCCCTTAAGAATTGTGAACAAAAAATGAAATTTTTTACAAATATCTCTATTTTGCTTTTTCTGAAGGTTGTTCAATGTCTCAAAGTATGAAACAATCTCTTTCATTCTAAATTTTATTAAATTAGGTGGTCGAGTGATCGATTTCGATGGCTACCGCCCAAATGTTGGAATCGTCATCTGTAATAAGCACGGGCAAGTTCTGTGGGCAAAACGGTTTGGTCAGAACTCTTGGCAATTTCCGCAGGGTGGAATTAACGAGGGAGAAAACATTGAAACAGCAATGTACCGTGAGCTTTATGAAGAGGTCGGCTTAAGTAAAAAAGATGTGCGATTGCTTTGGGCGTCTAAATATTGGCTGAAATATAAGCTACCAAAACGTTTGGTACGCTCTGACAGCCCGG comes from Mannheimia granulomatis and encodes:
- a CDS encoding CPBP family intramembrane glutamic endopeptidase, whose product is MSSSKIKNLNFIDIVVLAVIFFGTAVVSSLMDYYQLRQFGLVGPENLSINDMATYSAIITEAVLLILAGIYLHWRKFDFRVLDFTINRYTLPYTLLLVLSAGLVADIYQYLHAFIIPEHYPETAYAAPIIRYTPELILTSLFNGFFEEIFFMGLVFVAKPKILPKALAFSIFVRFIFHTYQGLAGALTITTLGLSFWFFRRRINMLVPFCLAHAVFDIFGLSTLRFLFLGEN